One region of Microbacterium sufflavum genomic DNA includes:
- a CDS encoding CDGSH iron-sulfur domain-containing protein translates to MSGRDEPVTVTPYPDGPLLVRGDIELRSADGALIDPGRRTVALCRCGLSAVKPFCDGTHKAAGFRTDDEGPRQPSGQ, encoded by the coding sequence ATGAGCGGGCGCGACGAGCCGGTCACCGTCACCCCCTACCCGGACGGGCCCCTGCTCGTCCGCGGCGACATCGAGCTGCGGTCCGCGGACGGCGCGCTGATCGACCCCGGCCGCCGCACGGTCGCGCTGTGCCGCTGCGGCCTGTCCGCCGTGAAGCCGTTCTGCGACGGCACTCACAAGGCGGCCGGCTTCCGGACCGACGACGAGGGGCCGCGTCAGCCCTCCGGCCAGTAG
- a CDS encoding carboxylate-amine ligase: MARFGIEEEFLLLDENSLLPVGLSGDVLERIGDRPLTGRVTTEYLASQLECLTEPVSTAEAARRQLRGLRSLLGEHARALHAVAAPTGSPFTTARSPRLSPSPHYDDVARRLAHLTREHEVNGLHVHVEVLDEEERVRALNRLRGWLPLLLALSANSPFAHGLDAGFASWRSMLIRRLPSSWCPPRFHDLDDYRARVGQLLALGTIGEASSLSWAVRLSERYPTVEARIADAQLTADDAVLSALLCRAIALSTEQRLAEERIDALDASVWTAARAGMGARIVDPLSGEVADAWAVAEGLLAEIRPVLQQLGDEAAVDEALGRLRAEGTGAERQRTAYRDGGREGLTELLRAGTETASA; the protein is encoded by the coding sequence ATGGCGCGCTTCGGGATCGAGGAGGAGTTCCTCCTGCTCGATGAGAACTCGCTGCTGCCCGTCGGCCTGTCCGGCGACGTCCTGGAGCGCATCGGCGACCGCCCGCTGACCGGGCGGGTGACCACGGAGTACCTGGCGTCGCAGCTCGAGTGCCTCACCGAGCCGGTGTCGACCGCGGAGGCGGCGCGGCGCCAGTTGCGCGGCCTGCGCAGCCTGCTGGGCGAGCACGCACGCGCCCTCCACGCGGTGGCCGCCCCGACCGGGAGCCCGTTCACCACCGCGCGCTCGCCCCGGCTCTCCCCGTCACCGCACTACGACGACGTGGCCCGGCGGCTCGCGCACCTGACCCGCGAGCACGAGGTGAACGGCCTGCACGTGCACGTCGAGGTGCTCGACGAGGAGGAACGGGTGCGCGCGCTCAACCGCCTGCGCGGCTGGCTCCCGCTGCTGCTCGCGCTGAGCGCCAACAGCCCGTTCGCCCACGGCCTCGACGCGGGCTTCGCGAGCTGGCGGAGCATGCTCATCCGGCGACTGCCCTCATCGTGGTGCCCGCCGCGGTTCCACGACCTCGACGACTACCGCGCCCGGGTCGGGCAGCTGCTCGCCCTGGGCACTATCGGCGAGGCCAGCTCGTTGTCGTGGGCGGTGCGGCTGTCCGAGCGATACCCCACCGTCGAGGCACGGATCGCCGACGCGCAGCTCACCGCCGACGATGCCGTGCTGTCGGCGCTACTGTGCCGGGCGATCGCGCTGAGCACCGAGCAGCGGCTGGCCGAGGAACGCATCGACGCCCTGGACGCGTCGGTGTGGACGGCGGCGCGGGCCGGGATGGGCGCGCGCATCGTCGACCCGCTGTCGGGCGAGGTCGCCGACGCGTGGGCGGTCGCGGAGGGCCTGCTCGCCGAGATCCGCCCGGTGCTGCAGCAGCTCGGTGACGAGGCCGCGGTCGACGAGGCCCTGGGACGCCTGCGCGCGGAGGGAACCGGCGCCGAGCGGCAGCGGACCGCCTACCGCGACGGCGGTCGCGAGGGGCTCACGGAACTGCTCCGCGCGGGGACGGAGACCGCGTCGGCCTGA
- a CDS encoding iron-containing redox enzyme family protein — MTVSTLDPDTAVGFSPRGPLSAAVLSFLTGDDDTATLPELAATAVAETTDVVRDDDIQLALFVLYASSYGSLPALDASREWDAGVITARRLLEDAFEAALRETVPVPELPEPTVDAVGRALFALAAADTGPSVARYIAKKATREQAEESLILRSIYTLREADPHSWAIPRLTGRAKAALVEIQSDEYGGGRPQRVHAELYARAMRAADLDDTYGAYVNDAPAITLASHNLMTLFGLNRRLVGAIVGHLAAYEMTSSIPCRFYADGLRRLGFTDEVAAYFDEHVEADAVHEQIAARDLAGSLAEDRPEVLGDIVFGAAACLTVDGWAGQHMLDAWAAGASALRGRESS, encoded by the coding sequence ATGACCGTCTCCACCCTCGACCCCGACACCGCTGTCGGCTTCTCCCCGCGCGGACCACTGTCGGCGGCCGTGCTGTCGTTCCTCACCGGCGACGACGACACCGCGACCCTGCCGGAACTCGCGGCGACCGCCGTGGCCGAGACCACCGACGTCGTCCGCGACGACGACATCCAACTCGCCCTGTTCGTGCTGTACGCGTCGTCGTACGGATCGCTTCCCGCGCTCGACGCATCGCGGGAGTGGGACGCGGGCGTCATCACCGCCCGCCGCCTCCTGGAAGACGCGTTCGAGGCGGCCCTGCGCGAGACCGTGCCGGTGCCGGAGCTGCCCGAGCCGACGGTCGACGCGGTGGGCCGGGCCCTGTTCGCGCTCGCCGCCGCCGACACCGGACCGAGCGTGGCGCGCTACATCGCCAAGAAGGCCACGCGGGAGCAGGCGGAGGAGTCGCTGATCCTCCGCTCGATCTACACGCTGCGCGAAGCCGACCCGCACTCGTGGGCGATCCCGCGTCTGACCGGCCGGGCGAAGGCGGCCCTCGTCGAGATCCAGTCGGACGAGTACGGCGGCGGCCGGCCGCAGCGCGTGCACGCGGAGCTGTACGCCAGGGCCATGCGGGCCGCCGACCTCGACGACACGTACGGCGCCTACGTCAACGACGCCCCCGCGATCACGCTCGCCTCGCACAATCTGATGACCCTGTTCGGGCTCAACCGCCGGCTGGTCGGCGCCATCGTCGGGCACCTCGCCGCGTACGAGATGACGTCGTCGATCCCGTGCCGCTTCTACGCGGACGGGCTGCGGCGCCTCGGCTTCACCGACGAGGTGGCCGCCTACTTCGACGAGCACGTGGAGGCCGACGCGGTGCACGAGCAGATCGCCGCGCGCGACCTCGCCGGCAGCCTGGCGGAGGACCGCCCCGAGGTGCTCGGCGACATCGTGTTCGGGGCCGCCGCGTGCCTCACCGTGGACGGCTGGGCGGGACAGCACATGCTCGACGCCTGGGCGGCCGGCGCCTCGGCGCTGCGCGGGCGGGAGTCGTCATGA
- a CDS encoding MFS transporter — translation MASFAPLQRLVIAIAVLASFVTFLDGTVVNVALPAISRELGGGITTQQWVVDAYLITLSALILLAGSLSDAYGRVVVMRIGLIAFGIASIAVAAAVDPLMLIIARAAQGAAGALLVPSSLALITATMRGDVQARAIGVWTAFTTAAQLVGPLLGGLFVDFLSWRFVFLINVLPIGVTLLLLARLQLPERPRGVGVDWWSGALCAVGLGAVVFALIEQPNLGWASPAIWVPAVAGAALFAAFLLRQRRSAAPLMPLWLFRVRDFGWGNLATLFVYAALSLNGFVVGVYLQQGAGLSATAAGLASLPMTILMILVSSRAGGWAGRWGPRLFMTIGPLIMAAGALMLLTVSAEFDYWWQVLPAMVVMGLGLSLTVAPLTAAILGAIDENHSGIASAVNNAVSRVAGLLVVAMLSTIVGGALDLDGFHSAAWVTAALLVLGGVVSWIGIRRNPSEDPTASAEGAPAPTPAPPVPGRG, via the coding sequence GTGGCCTCCTTCGCCCCCCTCCAGCGGCTCGTCATCGCGATCGCGGTGCTCGCGTCCTTCGTGACCTTCCTCGACGGCACGGTGGTGAACGTCGCGCTGCCCGCCATCAGCCGTGAGCTCGGCGGCGGCATCACCACGCAGCAGTGGGTGGTCGACGCCTACCTCATCACCCTGAGCGCGCTGATCCTGCTGGCGGGGTCGCTGTCCGACGCGTATGGCCGGGTGGTGGTCATGCGCATCGGCCTGATCGCGTTCGGCATCGCCTCGATCGCGGTCGCCGCGGCGGTCGACCCGCTCATGCTGATCATCGCCCGCGCGGCCCAGGGCGCGGCGGGTGCCCTGCTCGTGCCGAGCTCCCTGGCACTGATCACGGCCACGATGCGCGGCGACGTGCAGGCGAGGGCCATCGGCGTCTGGACGGCCTTCACGACCGCGGCGCAGCTCGTCGGGCCGCTGCTGGGCGGGCTGTTCGTCGACTTCCTGTCGTGGCGGTTCGTGTTCCTCATCAACGTGCTGCCCATCGGCGTGACGCTGCTGCTGCTGGCTCGACTCCAGCTGCCCGAGCGGCCCCGCGGCGTCGGGGTGGACTGGTGGAGCGGTGCGCTGTGCGCCGTGGGACTCGGTGCGGTCGTGTTCGCCCTGATCGAGCAGCCGAATCTCGGATGGGCCTCGCCCGCGATCTGGGTCCCCGCAGTCGCGGGCGCCGCCCTTTTCGCGGCGTTCCTGCTGCGCCAGCGCCGCTCGGCCGCCCCGCTCATGCCGCTGTGGCTGTTCCGCGTGCGCGACTTCGGCTGGGGCAACCTCGCGACGCTGTTCGTGTACGCCGCGCTCTCGCTCAACGGCTTCGTGGTCGGGGTGTACCTGCAGCAGGGCGCCGGGCTCAGTGCCACCGCCGCGGGTCTCGCGAGCCTGCCGATGACGATCCTCATGATCCTGGTGAGCTCGCGCGCGGGAGGGTGGGCGGGGCGCTGGGGTCCGCGCCTCTTCATGACGATCGGTCCGCTGATCATGGCGGCCGGTGCGCTGATGCTGCTGACCGTGTCCGCCGAGTTCGACTACTGGTGGCAGGTGCTTCCCGCCATGGTCGTGATGGGGCTGGGCCTCTCGCTCACGGTCGCTCCGCTGACGGCCGCGATCCTCGGCGCGATCGACGAGAACCACTCGGGCATCGCCTCGGCCGTGAACAACGCGGTCTCGCGCGTGGCCGGACTCCTGGTGGTGGCGATGCTGTCGACGATCGTCGGCGGCGCCCTCGACCTCGACGGTTTCCACAGCGCCGCCTGGGTCACGGCCGCGCTCCTGGTGCTGGGCGGCGTGGTGTCGTGGATCGGCATCCGTCGCAACCCGTCCGAAGACCCGACGGCCTCCGCGGAGGGCGCCCCGGCCCCGACCCCGGCCCCGCCCGTCCCCGGTCGCGGCTGA
- a CDS encoding CsbD family protein, which produces MSGADDMKNSAEKLGGKVKEGVGKLTDNEKLEAEGQADQVKADAKQAGENVKDAAGKAGDSVRDAFDR; this is translated from the coding sequence ATGAGTGGCGCAGACGACATGAAGAACTCCGCCGAGAAGCTGGGCGGGAAGGTCAAGGAGGGCGTGGGCAAGCTCACCGACAACGAGAAGCTCGAGGCCGAGGGCCAGGCGGATCAGGTGAAGGCCGACGCCAAGCAGGCCGGCGAGAACGTGAAGGACGCCGCAGGCAAGGCCGGCGACAGCGTCCGGGACGCGTTCGACCGCTGA
- a CDS encoding FBP domain-containing protein, whose protein sequence is MRPLDERDIRASFLNASRKEVSDLTLPAGFADIDFDRLDFLGWTDPKQPRRAYVVTWVDDAPVGVLLQRAEQRVLARAQCSWCEDVTLRNDVQLFVARKAGPAGRKGDSVGVLACAGFECNRSVRMLPPLAYQGYDRELARDLRIVRLQEHVTGFLAEVAGTA, encoded by the coding sequence ATGCGTCCCCTCGACGAGCGCGACATCCGCGCCTCCTTCCTCAACGCCTCCCGCAAGGAGGTCTCCGACCTCACCCTGCCCGCCGGTTTCGCCGACATCGACTTCGATCGGCTCGACTTCCTCGGCTGGACCGACCCCAAGCAGCCGCGTCGCGCCTACGTCGTGACCTGGGTCGACGACGCCCCGGTGGGCGTGCTGCTGCAGCGCGCCGAACAGCGGGTGCTCGCCCGCGCCCAGTGCTCGTGGTGCGAAGACGTGACCCTCCGCAACGACGTGCAGCTGTTCGTCGCCCGCAAGGCCGGTCCGGCCGGACGCAAGGGCGACTCGGTCGGCGTGCTGGCCTGCGCCGGGTTCGAGTGCAACCGCTCGGTGCGGATGCTGCCGCCCCTCGCGTACCAGGGCTACGACCGGGAGCTCGCGCGCGACCTGCGGATCGTCCGGCTGCAGGAGCACGTCACCGGGTTCCTGGCCGAGGTGGCCGGGACCGCCTGA
- a CDS encoding DUF7218 family protein, protein MPGARNNSLKDPELYEELRDDGASKEKAARISNAAARDGRSTVGRRGGKHGDYEDWTVAELRKRAKEIGLTGYSGKRKAELISALRNH, encoded by the coding sequence ATGCCAGGAGCACGCAACAACTCCCTGAAGGACCCGGAGCTGTACGAAGAGCTCCGCGACGACGGAGCCTCGAAGGAGAAGGCCGCACGCATCTCCAACGCCGCCGCCAGGGACGGCCGCAGCACGGTCGGCCGCCGGGGCGGGAAGCACGGCGACTACGAGGACTGGACGGTCGCCGAACTGCGCAAGCGGGCCAAGGAGATCGGACTGACCGGCTACAGCGGGAAGCGCAAGGCGGAGCTCATCTCCGCTCTGCGCAACCACTGA